The Priestia megaterium NBRC 15308 = ATCC 14581 region AATTCCATTTTTCTTTGCATCACTTGAATAAGCAATATCATCATGGGGCCAGTAGCAGATAAAACAGCTGCAAGACCCGATGTCACATGTTGTTCTGCCCAATAGAGCGTTGAAAATGTCATAAAGGTCAAACAAAACCCTACCATCATCACTTTTTTTGAAAATAATAACGAGCGTCGAACGTCTTTTTTATATGCAAAGTACGAGATTACTAAGATTCCTGCTAAAAGAAACCGAGTTCCAGCTGAGAAAAGTGGAGGCATTCCTGCTTCAATCCCTAATTTAATAGTTAAAAATGTCGTGCCGAAAATAAAACAGATAAGTACGTAATTAATAATAATCATATATCTTCCTCCTTTAAATATGCCACGAGTATAAAAGAAAGGAAGTATAACAGTAAAACCTTGACTATAACAGTTGCTATTTTTTCAGTTGCGCCCATGCTTATTTTGAGGTTAACTAAAGAAAAAGAATAGTTAGGTGACACAATAAGATTTAATGTACATAAAAAATCTTCTACCCCCATTTATCAGCAAATCTATGAGCAGATTCGTTATCGCATCCAAACGAGCATGATAAAACCTGGTGATCAGCTCCCTTCTTTACGAAAGCTATCACAAGAGTTAGAAATAAGCTTATTAACGGTACGAAAAGCGTATCAGCTCTTACAAAAATCAGGATTAATCGTAATACAGTCAGGAAAAGGAGCTTTTGTTAGAGGGGTTACTAAACGTTCTTCCAAGGTATTAAATAATTTTTCATGGCAAGATGAATTAAACGTAAATATCACGCGCTCTCAGTACAGCTTAAATCGTGATCGTAAATATTATGATTTCTCTCAGGCTATTCTTTTCCCTCGCCTCCTTCCTAATCAGTTTTTAGCGCAAGAAATGCAAAGTCTGTTACGTACCAATGAGCTTGTTTTAGCCACATACGGTCCAATTCAAGGAGATCGGGAGCTTCGCATGGAGCTTTCTTCTTATTTACAGAGAGAGCAAGGAATAAAAGCTGAGCCTCATGAAATTATGATTACAAGTGGCGCTCAGCAAGGTATTGATTTAATTGCTCAAACGCTTTTAAAGCCAGGGGATACGGTTATAGTAGAGAGTCCATGCTACGGAGCTGCAATTGATGTCTTCACCAATAAAGGTGTTAACGTCATTTCAATTGAACTAGATGAAGAAGGAATACAATCTGATTTAGTAGAAGAAGTCTGCCAAAAAATAAAACCTTCGCTTTTGTACGTGAACCCTTCTTTTCAAAACCCTACAGGTATACTAATGAGCAGACAGCGTCGCAAAGAACTAGTTGATTTGGCCGAATTGTATCACTTTTTTATTGTTGAAGATGATTCGTTTGGAGAGATTTATTTCGATGATATATCGGTGCCTCC contains the following coding sequences:
- a CDS encoding PLP-dependent aminotransferase family protein, whose translation is MRFNVHKKSSTPIYQQIYEQIRYRIQTSMIKPGDQLPSLRKLSQELEISLLTVRKAYQLLQKSGLIVIQSGKGAFVRGVTKRSSKVLNNFSWQDELNVNITRSQYSLNRDRKYYDFSQAILFPRLLPNQFLAQEMQSLLRTNELVLATYGPIQGDRELRMELSSYLQREQGIKAEPHEIMITSGAQQGIDLIAQTLLKPGDTVIVESPCYGAAIDVFTNKGVNVISIELDEEGIQSDLVEEVCQKIKPSLLYVNPSFQNPTGILMSRQRRKELVDLAELYHFFIVEDDSFGEIYFDDISVPPPIKTFDKNGHVLFLKGFSKTLAPGLRIGLLYAQGSVFDWLYAVKALMDIGSPLLTQKAVLAFLRTERMKHHMEKLRTALQLRRDHASDLLSSLSESVQFQVPKGGFNLWLKLPQKVNTFGLLKKAQEHNICFLPGEACFVHKPLHAYIRISYSLLSDTDLNTGLQRLNTILSAEI